The following DNA comes from Schistocerca gregaria isolate iqSchGreg1 unplaced genomic scaffold, iqSchGreg1.2 ptg000875l, whole genome shotgun sequence.
GCCTTTCTCGATCGAAACAAGGTAATCATGCCGTTGGGTTTAAACAGTAACACACACGCATTGGCAACGAGCCAGACAAACATAACATCAATGACTTTATGGTCGAGATGAAGCTAAAGTCTGTTGAAAACACAAAGGCAGAGCTTTTAGCGCCTCTTTTCCATTATCGAACCTTGCCTCGATTTTGCGAAAGTTTGTATGTACGCATTCCGGGGCCAACTGAAGTGGCGACGAAAGGTATCGAATCCTCAAGTTAACATACTGCATAAGAGGGGGCGTGCTATACTTTTAGTTTGAAGGGATGGAGTGAACGCTGTGTAGATTCAGACATGCGGGGGGTTCAGGAAAAGTTTTGACACAGGGCTTTTTGTCCCCGCATAGGGTGGCGGTAAAAGACAAGCTGAGATTGCTGTATGAAAATAAAGCGGCTGTCTAATTTGCTATGTCTAGTAGACAGAGGTGCACACACCGTGTGAAGAGCCATAAAGGTTCTGGAAGAGCCATACGTGGGCTCAGATGGAGGCAACAATGAAATACAGGAGAATAATATGAGTAAGGCCTTatagaaaaaaaagttcacaggAATTGTTTGCAAAAAAAATCACAGTTAACTGTTATTTTGGGTTTAGATTGCGTAGAGGACAGCGTTCGTTTTTAAAGGGTTACAGGAAGATGTTGCAACATTGTAGTTATTTTCTGCATACCAAGTCGCGACTGACTGCACATAAAATTACACATACCAACATGtcaaggagagatgttgcaagcaTTCACAGTGGCAAATCGATCCGAAAACGTACGACGAGTTAAAATGTGTAATACTCTCAAAGAAGGGCTAAAGATTATTGATGTTTAGAGAAATAGCGTGGATGCTCAACATAAAGGCCGTGATAGAATAGATTGGGGATAAGTTAACTGACATTTCTCTTTATAGAGTGTTTAATCAGTCCGAAGGACTTGCATGAAAAACTGAAGAGCAAATCCGATAAGGTTTCCGTTTTGGATGCCACATGGTACATGCCTGCTGCAGGTCGAAATGCAAATACAGATTTTTTAGAAAAGCATATACCCACTGCAGGCCGTTTTGACGTTGATCAAATATGTGACAAAAGCTCTAATCTTCCTCACATGTTGCCGACAATCAATCAGTTCGAAAGACAAATATCGGATTTAGGCATTAGCAACGAAGATGAGATCGTTTTATATGACGTTGGGTTAAACTACTTTGCATCTGCTCGTGCTTGGTGGATGTTTCGAACGATGTCCAACCATCAGAAGTTGTTCCTGCTGGATGGTGGGTTACAGGCATGGATTCAAGCGGGATATGAAGTCGAAAAAAATAAGACCCAagtcaaaaaaaaaacattttttgtttccCAAGCCTTTCGACGCGAACTTTTGAAAACAAAAAACGAGATCATTCGCAATATTGACGAGGGCAAGTTTCAGCTCATCGATGCGCGTCCGCACACCAGATTTACTGGGGAAGAACAAGAATTTCGGCAAGACTTGAGATCTGGAAATATTCCAGGTTCCATGAACCTGGAACTCCGCGAGGTGCTTGATGGCAAAGGCTCGTTTAAGAGTGAACAAGAACTCTTAGAATTATTCAAGTTACGCGGTATTGATTTGAACAATCCAATCGCGACGACCTGCGGTTCTGGTATCTCAGCCTGCGTCTTGGCATTTGCATTCCATTTGGCCGGAAATCCAAACGTGGCTGTCTATGATGGAAGCTGGACAGAATATGGACAGACAACAAGGCTATAGCATGCTGAACTATGACAAGCCACAACAAAATTACCTAATTACAAAGAATTCTGCTATTTTATTTTCTCCAGTGTGAATTTCACAGTACAATATTATTAATTCCTCCTTCATACGCACACATATGAACCATGGAGGACCCCTCTACAAATGGGAATAGAATGTTGCCAAGTAAAAGCATGAACATACCAAGCGCGCCTCGCTTTTACGTAGAATGGCACTCTTTCAAACTAGAATGGATTGACGCACTCAGCAAAGTACATTTGCCACAACTAACCCTCTTTGTTAGTGGGGCCCTAATCTACATTGTCCTCATGTATAACCTGATATTGAGATTTTTACCAGTATGTGTCATGACGTTATCCGAAATCATTTCTCCTTTTTTGCATAAATTAAATCAGCCCTCAAGCCGTACACTTGACACTGGTTTTTTTGTTGCCttttaaatgttgtttatgttcCAAAGAGACTGTTGAAATCACACGTAGCGGCTGAAAAACACGCTCTGGCATGTGCAGAATCTCTCTACGTGCTAATATATTCCACAATTGCTACGGTGGCCGGGCTGTGCTTGTGCTATCATGAGCATTGGTTTTGGGACTTTGAACACTGTTGGAGGCCCATACGTCCACCATGTCCTCTTAGTTTCAAGATCTTCTACACAGTGCAGTCATGGCATTATATGCTCTCGTTTATACTGACATTTTCTTCCAGTCGAAGAACATACAAAGATCGTACAATCATGGCCCTTCACCACATATTGAGTCTTGTATTGATCGCTTCCAGCTATACCTTTCAGCAATGGAAAATAGGCATGCTGGTATTTTTGACACACGATGTAGGCGATATTTTTTTGGAATGTGCTAAAACGCTCAAATACATTGGAATGTATAAATTGAAGGATCTATGCTTTTTACTATTTTCAATTGTTTGGTTCACCTCCCGATGTTACATCTACCCTTTTCATATCATGAAGACAATTATTTTTGTACCTGACGAATTTCTAATTCACGATGGATACACCGCATTTTGGATATATTTCTCTCTCTGGCTGTACATGCTTATGACCATAAATATAATATGGAGTATTTGGATAGCcaaaatatttttcagaatgtGGCAGAGAATGAGCATCATAGATATAAGATGTCAAGAAGAATATCAAGATTgcgaaaataaatataataaaaaaattctctagcgaataaaaaataatttctgttAATTCGGGTGCAATTGAGAATATCACGGTCTGTTTATTCGACTCTAATTTCTCTCCATACCAtctatcttcaatactgtgaactcAAACTCGAATCGTATTCGGTAAGAAGAACCCAGGCGTCCTTTTTCTAATTTTATACACGACCCTTAATACAAAAAAAACAAATAGGTTTTCGACACAAATTTTGTAGAAGGGATGGGTAAAAGAAAATCAAAGCAAAAAATTATTGTGGTAAAGAGAGATAAAAAACTCCCTAAAGTTTTCAAGTGTTTGTTCTGTAATCACGAGAACACAGTTGAGGTATCAATGTACGAAACTTCTTAATCTAAGAAATCGAAGTTGTgtatttttttttagcttttgtgTTCGCACGAAGTCGCTCTATAGTCTATTTTGCTGACTATTTGAAACAGAAATAAAGACACTGGCATTGGAAGTCTGATGTGTCGAGTTTGTGAAGTGAAATGGAGTACGCACGCATTGAGTATGTAAAGAGGGTAAAAAATGTACGCAGAGGTGAGGTTCGCGAGCACGTATCTGACCGGCTTCTTTTGCACATTAGAGGTTCACAGGGAGGTAGACGTTTACTCCGCATGGGTAGACAAATGTCAGGAGGTTAATGACTTGGATGGCCGGCATAGCAGTGATGAGAGCAGTGGAGAATGAACATAGATCAATGGGAGTGTTTGGTGACAATAAGGGGCATGATAGTTTTATATAACGCAGCACgaaaacgaaaaaatatttttttgtcatagAGGAGAAAGCGGTGCGATATGACACAAGCCAAGTGTATAAATTGTATTGTTTCAATAAATGAAACAAGAGACAGTATAGAGGCCATTTTGTTTGTATAAAAATGTATTGTATCTAGTACAAAGAGCTGCATGATTTGAATATAGGCATGCATGACAAGTATCTGCACCAATTGCACCATTCTGTGCCGTGAACACCTCGGTAGAGTAGTTGGGTGAAGACAACGAACAGCGCTATGAGGATGGGTAGTGCAGTTAATACTTGAATGATTCTCGATTTTATGTTCCATCTACCTATGTGTAGGGAAGGTAGTATAATGATACCGGATATGATACCGATGAGGAACCCACTTATGTGCGAGAAATTGTCAAATCCTGGAGCGAGTCCGAAGGCAAACGAAATAACCACAGTTCCAAATAGGTAGAGGAAAGATCTCCGAGGATGCGGAATTCTCTTCCAGTTCTTGAACAAATCGACGAAGAGAATCCCATAGTAGCCATATATGGCTCCTGATGCGCCGACAGTTATTTGATCTGGAAGAAAGATGCAGGAAACTATATTTCCTGCTACACCGGAAAGAATGTATATGGGGAGTATTCTGAATGACCCGTATTTTCTTTCAAGTGTGTAGCTGACTGGAATGAATGCAGCTGAGTTTAATGCTAAGTGTATTAACCCCGTGTGTAGGTAAACAGCAACGAATAGTCTCCACCATTGAGACAACTCTATGATTCCGGCTGCCCATTTACCACCCATTTCTAGTAATGCGATCGTGGGTGGACCCAGCATGGGATTGATCGAGGGAGACTCGAATCCTTTTCCATATATCAATTCAAATATCAATAACATGATATTGATCAACGAAACTGTTGTTGTAAAATACGGACGAAATTTCTTTTTGATGTGGAAAAAACTATCCATTTTCTTATTTCTCGTTTTGATATCAAGTTCTTTTTGATAAAATTGCGGGTCTCCGGCAAGTTTGTACTCTCTCAAATATGCGGCCACATGTTCTTCGTCATATTGGTAATCCCTCCCGTGCGCAAAATTGAGTTTTCCATATTGATCATGAGATGGTCCCACTTCTTTTTCAGCAGTTTGATTATCGTGATATTCTGCTACATTTTTTTGAGCATCTTCAAACATTACAACGTTCGTCGAAGGTACCTTCAATCAAAAAAATATGAGAAAtgagcaaaagaaaatttttagtTGCGTCTTTCTTCAACTATGTGATTACTTATACCCTCTCTGAATGCCTTCTAGGTCATTCAACACTAGCAATAAAAATATGAATTTGTTCACTTGGTAACCCCAATGTATAATTCTTTTCATATCTACATCTCTACGTACCCATGACGTTGAGCCCCTGCTCGTGTATACGCAATTCACCAGTTCTCCGTCTGGATTCGGCTCACTGTCTGACAACCAAAAGCTGCTCAATGTGACTATATTGTCACCCAAAATAAATCTGCTTGACGCATATTGAATGCCCTGTCCCAGCCTTCTAGCCGTTCCATGCAATGTGTTTCGATTAGCCATAAGAATTGATGTCAGTAGAGCGTATAGCGAAAATGCGTCCACACGATCACATCAGCGTGACATAGACTGCAGTCTCTCTAGTacaattgaacttttttttctaactATTTAAAACGTATGGTTTTTCACTAGGTTTGCTTTCTTCCGGATCTGTTGTACTTTTAATTCCCTCTCAGTGCGCACTGGGCATAAAAGCCGGCGCCCGTATGTACAAAGCTGAACTAAGCGGTTGTGTCTTTGACTAGCTTTTGTTTGAGTGCCTCTTTTTTTGTCAACAGAGACATAATTCAAAAAACCTAGCCCGCCTGCTACGACGAGCAGGTCTTCATTAGAGATCGATCACCTCTCCttcaaaagaaattctgaattgaaTTCATAACGTTTGTTATATCTATGACTAGCAACTAATATTTAAATTATACAAAACGGCACGTTTAGAAAATAGTCTATTATCCGTTTTTTTGAATTGCTGCGAAAAATGTTAGATGATTGCATAATCGTTTTGCGTGTCTACACTATGCACCTCTTTCTTTCATTTTGATTTGTTCGCGCTTTGTCCTAGCAAAGCCTGACAAAACAAAGGGTCCCAAATTTTGCGGTTAATGTGGTTTTGGACTTTAATcgcaaaatttaattttctgttcgATAACCAATAAGCCCTATCATAGTTTTAAATGATTACAGCGATATGAATTCTGCAAGTTCTCTGTAAAATCGAAGTGTGGCTCTGTATGCAGATGCAAAAATTTTGCATTCTCTGACAGCTTTCAACGCCGTCTCCGTACACGGCTAAAAATTTGCATTTTTACGGCCTATCTGTGCTGCTGTTCAGCTGCCAATGCATTTCCGCCGGCTGAAAACGGCTCTGTTCGTGAACACCATTGGCAACGCGCCAGAAGTTTTTTTGTGTAGCACGGTATCCATTTAGAAAATCAACAAAGagtcgactgaaaaaaaaaacgtgttcTATTTCTTCAGGCGAGTTTATAGCAATTTTAAAAATTGATTTGTGAGGACTCCGCTTTTGCACAAGCTCGGTCTCGAATGCGAATAAAAGGAATTTTTAAAATTCAGCGATCACGCCTGCGAATATTTTAATGGTCAGAAGCATTTTCAATACGCAGTTTATGTCAAGTTCAAAAGAAAAGGTGAATAGACGAGACAATAGATGCGGTCGACTGTTGGTATTTCAGGCACTATTGGGACAGTAAGGGTTCTGTCATTGTTTTGGCGGTAGAGGATGAAGCGATTGAACTGGAATTGATTGATTGATGTCGAAGGAAGGAAAATAGAGGGCGCCTATAGGGAGCATTGTGTTGCTTTCCTGATCGAACATTTGCAGTATGTTCTTTGTTGACAGACTTGATAGATTTGGATCGTGCAGGGTCATTCTAGGGTCAATAAAAGGAGAAATCTGTTTGGGAGAGGGGAGATTAAGTTCAGCACGGTCACTAGAGGAATGATGATATTGATACGAGGCAGGGTAACTCGTTGCTCTCGAATAATTTTTGTCTTCTGGGAGGCCACTGGGATAAGTGACGGCATAGTTAGGTGAACAATTGAAGGGACATTTCTGAGTTATTTGAGAATTGTAAAAAGGGTAAAGGGATAGATTCATATTTGGAAGGTCATTGTTGGTTTGTGGTTGTTGGTGAATGCAGCTCAGTGGCTGGGTGTAGAAGCCGTGATTGGATTGCCTTGCGGTCTGAATCGTAGAGTCAGGGAACTGGACGGACCAATAGCCATGTGCTTGAGGTTTAAGAGCCAGTGGCCTGACGAGGAGTGAGTTGTTAGATTGGGAGTTATTGTTGTTATATTGAATGGCGTTGAGATTAGGAGGCGAAAATACCGGGAAGCTATAGAGAGGGTTTTGCTGGGCTGAATTGAGTTTTGAGCGATCAGAATTTTGGGTATTTCCTGAAGATAGTGACATTCGTTTGCGTTTTTTACTGTTAAGAGGAGGGGCAGCGGTACATGATTGTTTAGGTTGTTTCAGAAATGATTTTTGACGCTGAAAGGTGGAGGGGAGTTTGGCTGGATGAGGTAGCTGCAAGTCGTCTGGGGTGGATTGCGTTTTCAAAAGATTTTGCTTTTTAAAGCagattttgtttggtttttttgtTTTAATCTTGTCATCTCGTATTTTTTCCATGATGAACTGGAGTAAGAGTGTTCGCTCGGTTCTTTGTTGGAGTCTCGTAATGTAGAGCTTAGCTCGAAGCGTCTGAAGTTTATCTTTGTGCTTCTCATGGTCAAGATAATAGTACATTCTCTCGGTGATGTAGAACGAGTTGAGGTGTAGATGGTCCCAGATAACTTCGATATCCTCGCTATTGGTGTGTAAGTCAGAAATCGTCTTAATTTTGTCGAAAGAGTTCCATTTGTTCCGACTGCGTTTCCACACGGTTTCGTCGCCGTCAAGCTTGATTACCACGCTGGGCCCGAACCCCTCGTTGTACTCATGCACGCTTGCCTTGTACAAAAACACAAGATAGTCTGAAAGGAGGTAAGAGAGTGAGCGAATGTCAGGAAGGGCAGATTGAACTCGTTTCGCCGCACCGCGTACCCTGGTTGGTATCTTTTTGAAACAGGCCATCTACGCATGTTTTTCGGTAACAAAGATATCAAGAAAGTTAGCTGAGGTAGACGAGAAAAAAGCAAATAATGGAATCAACATTTTTTTGGGGCATGGTTGAGCGATTTTCTGAATAGACGTTTTTCTCGTGCCTTTGATGATTAGGGGAAGTGATATGTGCTGAAGTTTTTGTTTGAGTACCAAGTACTTGATAACCTCGGATTTTTGGAAGTTGCGATCATAAACTTTGCGCTTGGATAGACCCATCTTATCAGCCTGCTTGAAGAGGATAGCAGAATGGTAAAATTAGCATATAGGAATAGGGGTGACAAAGTACCTAGCTAACTCTGAGCAACAAGTCAGCAATAGGTATGTGTGCGCATTATAGAAAACTGGCTGAATTCTTTGAAACCTGGCCATATCAGTGGACCAAGAAATACAAATAACTCAATCAGAAACCATATATATAGGCTAATGCACCGCTTGGATCCGCTTGAGACGGAAGCTGCGCGTTTTGCAGCGACACGCGCAACAGTGCGAATTCAGAAGTGAAACTGGTAGAAAGAAACATTGAAACGTACTACTATATCGGGGGAGGAATTGGATAGTGCAGCAGCATTCAGCGCTGCAAGTCCATCCTGTGATACAGATGGCGTAGCTGTCAgcataaaaattctggaagcaaagTAGCAAGTAGCGAAAAGGAAAAAAgcaatataagaccaaaatttgtcAACTGAATTAAATCGTCTCGTAGGGCACAtgcagaaataaaaaacaaaaaactaaaaataggCCCTCCACCCAAAAAGTTAACATCACCTTTTTTAGTACTTTGTATGTGATGATGATTTAAGCATGGATAATTAAGAGATCTGTGAAGGAAAGTTACAGACAAGGAATACACGGGGATGTTCGAAAATATACAACCAAtaatttcccttctccctctcaaaaAAAGGTAGCTGACATGCTTGTTTTGTTGTTGAGATATTTTTGGCTTCTAAAAATACAATTTGCCCGTACATCGATTCTTCACCCTAAACGGTTTTAAGACACTAGTACAAAACTCAGAACACTCGGAAGATCATCTCCGCCATCTTTTCTAAGGACAGGTTCAGTAATTCTGGAAGACATTCTTTCTCTCTTTGCAATTCCTCTTCGAGCAGCTTCCGCTCACTGTCGAAGTGTAGTACCACCGTCAGAAGGGCCTGCAATGCCCTTTCTTTCGAACGGCACTCACGGCGTAGCTGGCGTATTTCAGCCTCGAGTATGTTTCCAGCCCTTTCGCCTGCGTTAATCTTATATTCCAGAGTCTTGTTTTCTCTCTTCAAAGCCTCAAGACGAGTCCCTCCCTGATTTTCGCTATAGCTTAGTATTTGATTCGCAAGTTCGCGGTTCTTCTCTTCAATTTGACTCGTTTCGGCCGCAATCACACCAGCACTAAATTTCATCTTCACCCGCGCCAACTCGACGAAATGAGAGCCACTGATATCGGGAAGTGCTATATCAGATGtagcaaaaaaaattgtttgaggCCTGCACGCTCTTTTTTTTGTGCTTCCAGTAAAAAATGCCAACTGGCCGAGGAGTCAGGCATAACGTATGGCTGACGCTAAAAAAAAAGTACGCGTTGCGCGCTTGCTCTCAAAAGCCATCGGTAGGACAGACCGTCGACATGGCTTCGATGAAATGCCGGTGAAAAACAATATCCTTCTCAGCTCGGAGATATATACAAAAATTCTAGTTTTTCAATCGTTCCGATTCAAATGGTGTAACAGTCAAGAACGCTAATTAAGACTTCCATGGAAGGCCGTTCGTTTTGAGTGCTGTGACAGAGTAATAAGGTCGAGGGGCCATCATTCCGAGCTCAACTTTGCGCCCCCGTTTAAAAAGTGTCATTGATATTCAAGTACCTCCGCCTAGACAAACACGTGTACCGCGGCGAACTCTGCTTCGGTATCGACATGACCGACTTCCGCATGTGGAGAACGCCGACTGTCGAAACACATGCTTCGCCGAATCACGTGTAGAACTCCCATACAGCAGGCCCAGCATCCTGACACACAACTCAAACAAGCACCCCACAGAGAGGTTGCAGTCGCTGAGGACACACAGCCATTAGTGGCGCACACAAGCAGAAGAAACTTCAGCTCGACACCAAATATTTATTTAACGTTTCCCAAAGGTCCAAGGACAAAGCCAGATTTTATATACAGAGTCACTACTTGGCAATAGTGCTGTATGCCTTTTTGGCCAGTTTCTTGGAATAGTCTAGAGCTGACATATTACGGCCATCTGCTATTTCAGAGTTGGAACTGTGAAGGGCGTTATGAACGGCTCCCGACACAGATTCCCGCGCTTGGTCCTTGCCCTGTTGTACCGCGCCCTGGGCAGCGTTCGCGCCATGATGGGCGGCACCCTGAGCAGCGTTTGCACCGTGTTGAGCAGCGCCCTGAGCAGTATCTGCGCCATGTTGAGCAGCGCCCTGAGCAGTATCTACGCCGTGTTGAGCAGCACCCTGAGCAGTATCTGCGCCATGTTGAGCGGCACCCTGAGCAGTATCTACACCATGTTGAGCAGCACCCTGAGCCGTGTCTGCGCCATGTTGGGCGGCACCCTGGGCTGTGTCTGCACCATGTTGAGCGGCGCCTTGGGCGGCATTCGCGCCTCGTTGAGCTGCGCCTTGTGCTGCATTTCCTTGCTGAATCGCAGAATCCTGAGGTATCGCGCCTACATATCATTCGTCACAAACCAAAGTGTTCGTGTTATTCAAGCGTCATCCTTATACCTCACATGAGGAGGGTACGAAACGAACTGTATCAAAACGCACCTCCCTGGTTTGTACTCATATTGCCCGCATTTTGCTGTTGCCCTCCTGGTACACTATCCTTCATGACATCTTTGTCTTGCATTCCCTGCGCCTCATCGGTTCGTGGTACATTTCCTCCGGCCCCATGTTGTTGAGTCTGAggaatattttcatttctgctatttgCTCGGTTTGCTGCAACATAATTCGCGTTTCGCATGCACGCGCGCGAGAAGCGTTGGAATTGAATTAGACGAACGTGACAACACATCCCACCATTACGCAACTACGCCCTACCTCCGTGCGCGCCTCTGTGCTACGCATGTCTGCGCCTCACGATGACCCCCCTAGAGGCCTCTTCTGCAGACCTCTCCCCTATACCCACATACCCGCATCATCAAGGCCTTCATCTTCTTTCACGTTGGGGGTAAAAGAGGACGAGCGTCTATCTAGTTTGTCTGCTGAGTGTCGGTTCCGCAGTTCTGAGCTAGATTTCCTCATGACCTTCCCGGTcttttcctttacctttcctataaaGCTGTTGATGGCCCCAAGCACCTTGTTATCTTTTTCATGAGTCATTCCGGCAACTGTAAAAGTCTAATTGAGAACAACAATGGCCATTTCTCAAACAGCAGGCACTTGATACCAGCAGAGAAGACACGACCTTGACACATTATAACAAATAAAGATAATCGAGTGTTTATGCTGAGCTATATTGAGTAAAAATATGAACACGCTGATCTGTGTTTTTCTAAACTAAGAATTACTTTTCTTGTTAAAGATTATCTAAAGATCCAAATCTCTCAGTTTAGAATAATGTTGATCTGCCTCGTAACTACCTAAGTTGTTAGCTCGCATGTCTTACAGTCGGCGGGGCGAATTAATGCATTcctcaaaaagagaatagaaggcaTTCTTTCTCCTCCAGAGATGTGGGAACGTATTGTTCACGCTGCCACCGGGGGCAGAGTGGGAAGTAAGCCGGCATTGCGAATAGTCTCTGTTTCCTGTCAAGCCAAGTATGCGGTAAGCCCCTCCCGCACACGTCAGTCGGTGTGAAAACAACGTGGAACCAGCTCGCTTCTTTGGAAAGGAGCGGTGCCAGGAATAGCACAACTTTCATACACAAAACAGACTTCATCGCCCTCTATTGCTACCGACTTTTATTTGTAATAGAGAATACAATTCGCGTTGTCATGCGACTCAAACTCTTTCAATCCCGACGACTTATGCGTTTTCTGGCTGAATTCACTGCTTTCTCAGATATCATCACTCCTGTGCAAATACTCTCCAAACGCATGAAATGGTACACACACGCATATTGCCCTCGGGTAACTCGAATACGCCAAGTCGAGAGGAGAGCGGTTTGCGAGTGACGTGTGTCTGCCGGAGCAAAACAAGCATGAGGGTCTCTCGGCGTCATGCGGTGGGGAGGATGAGACTGCGTTTCAACTACTTTTTGGGCTGTAAATAAGGAGAGTGTCGATGGGATAGAGACATCTGACAGCACTACGACCGTGCTATTCTAGTTCTCGATGATATCTCTAGAGAGCAAAAAAAGTTCTAGTTTCTCCTTTTGTTTGAGTGCATCGGCAGCAATGATGAGGCGAGAGAACTGCACATGCATTCAATGGAATGGTCAGGTCAGGATAGACAGATGGCGTAAAAACGTTGTTGAAAAGGCCAACTTTTTTTAACGAGTTGCCTCGTGCTGGCCGACTCATAGAGCTCGAACTCAAAGTTAAGAAACGTACTCTCTCACTCAGTGTATCCTTGGGATTCCAGTCAGGGTAGAGATTGTCATAAAATCTCCGCTCAAAAAGCGCTATAGCATTGTTAATTTTCCTAACATCCTTGTCTATCAAGAACTCATTTAGAACGTGATCAGCTGACGGTGGTGGCTTTCTATTTCGAGACATCGTGGAGTGTACACTTGCATATTGAGTAATGGCCTACTAGATGTTATACTAAGCAAAAGTTGAATGGGtggtactaaaataaaaaaaaattacattatttacacaattatttgtattcgaaatacattctgCATTTGGGATAGCAAAACGGTTTTTTAGTAAGGCAGTCCCCTTAGTGCTGCTTTCACCTGCTCTCTCTGATTTGGAGGAATTGACTTAGGGAACTTGATGTTAAAGTGGATATAGAGATTTCCTCGTCTACCAGAGGCCGTGGGCATGCCACAACCTGGGAGCTGATGCACATAATCTGGGCTAATGACGTCCTTGATCATGACAGTATGATGAGTACTCGGATCATGTAAGGTAGGTATGCTAAGTTTGTGACCTACCAGCGCCTGGTACAGCGTAATGTCACAATTGAAAATCAGATCGTCGCCTTGTCGCTTATAATAAGG
Coding sequences within:
- the LOC126323904 gene encoding filaggrin-2-like, giving the protein MTHEKDNKVLGAINSFIGKVKEKTGKVMRKSSSELRNRHSADKLDRRSSSFTPNVKEDEGLDDAANRANSRNENIPQTQQHGAGGNVPRTDEAQGMQDKDVMKDSVPGGQQQNAGNMSTNQGGAIPQDSAIQQGNAAQGAAQRGANAAQGAAQHGADTAQGAAQHGADTAQGAAQHGVDTAQGAAQHGADTAQGAAQHGVDTAQGAAQHGADTAQGAAQHGANAAQGAAHHGANAAQGAVQQGKDQARESVSGAVHNALHSSNSEIADGRNMSALDYSKKLAKKAYSTIAK